Proteins from a genomic interval of Phycisphaerae bacterium:
- the trpC gene encoding indole-3-glycerol phosphate synthase TrpC, translating to MSGTILEKIVETKRGEVAEAKRARPLAAIQAAIESAQPARDLLRAVTGGGDRVCLIAEIKKRSPSAGLIRADFDPVALARLYEGAGAAALSVLTDAEYFSGELAFIAQIKRAVGLPVLRKDFIIDEYQVYESRAAGADAVLLIAEILTAEQIGVFGTLAERMGMSALVEVHDAKQLAAVRGVLASSRRMILGINNRDLKLQRVDLETTRRLAGLLPRGTPFVAESGIARRADVEAMREAGASAVLVGEALLREQDIPGKIREMFA from the coding sequence CGAGCGCGGCCGTTGGCGGCGATACAGGCGGCCATTGAGTCCGCACAACCGGCGCGGGACCTCTTAAGAGCGGTGACGGGTGGCGGCGATCGGGTCTGTTTGATCGCGGAGATCAAGAAGCGATCGCCTTCGGCAGGATTAATTCGGGCGGACTTTGATCCGGTCGCGTTGGCTCGCCTTTATGAGGGCGCGGGAGCGGCGGCGCTCTCGGTGCTGACGGATGCGGAGTATTTTTCGGGGGAGTTGGCGTTCATCGCGCAAATCAAGCGGGCCGTTGGGCTGCCGGTGCTGCGCAAGGACTTTATTATTGATGAGTATCAGGTCTATGAAAGCCGGGCGGCGGGGGCGGATGCTGTTCTATTGATCGCCGAGATTCTCACGGCGGAGCAGATTGGCGTCTTCGGGACGTTGGCGGAGCGCATGGGCATGTCGGCATTGGTAGAAGTGCATGACGCGAAACAGCTTGCGGCGGTTCGTGGAGTGCTCGCGAGTAGCCGCCGCATGATCCTCGGCATCAACAACCGGGACTTGAAGTTGCAGCGCGTCGATCTGGAGACCACGAGGCGCCTAGCCGGATTGCTTCCGCGCGGAACTCCATTTGTCGCGGAGAGCGGGATAGCGCGGCGGGCCGATGTGGAGGCCATGCGCGAGGCGGGGGCTTCGGCGGTACTCGTGGGGGAAGCTTTGCTGCGAGAGCAGGATATTCCCGGGAAGATTCGCGAGATGTTTGCGT